From Pseudodesulfovibrio nedwellii:
CGTTTGCTGCGAAGGGTAAGCCCTTCCTCCCGATAGAGTCGGTAAACGCGTTTGTGATTGATTTGCCATCCTTCACGAAGCAATAAGATATGAATACGCTTGTAGCCATAACGAACTCGCGCAGCGGCTATTTCATGAATGCGCATGCGTAATTCTGCCTGATCATCGGTTTTGGGCTGGTAACCGTACAAAGATCGTGAAATCAATGCCACTCTGCAAGCATGACGGATGCTTACATCGTAATTGATTCTGAATTCATCGACCAGTTTGCGCCGACGAGCAGGCTTTAAAGCTTTTTTGACAGCACATCCTGCAACATGACTTTATCGAGGCTTAGATCTGCGACAAGCCTCTTTAATTTGCGGTTCTCTTCTTCAAGCATTTTCATCTTGCGGAGTTCACTGGTGCCCATTCCGCCATATAGCTTTTTCCAACGATAGAAGGTCTGTTCGCAAATGCCCATTTTACGAATGACTTCTTTGATGGGAGTGCCGTGTTCGGCCTGGCGTAGGGCAAAGGCAATTTGTTCTTCAGTGTACCTAGATTTTCTCATGGCGAAATCCTCCTGATTTGTAATAATCGATTTCGCCAAAAACTCACATTATCTTTGGGCCTATTTCACGGGAGAACGTCAAGCAGTTTGCAAAAAACGGATATATTCAACTTTAGGACCAGCATCCCGTGATTCGCCGCCCACACTTTCATTCACCCAGTATGCTTAATTTATCGATAGGCGTGCTCTTCCTGCTTCTGGCCGTGCCGACTCCTTCTGCTGCAAAACAAAAATTGATCGTAACACACGACTCAAACTACGAACCTTTGGTCTACATAAACGCACAGGGCCTTCCACAAGGATATTTAATCGATTTCTGGAAACACTTCGGCGAAGTCAACAACATTGATATCCGCTTCAAATTAGGTGACTGGCAAGAAACTCTGGACTGGGTGCGTACAGGTCAAGCAGATGTCCACGGAGGACTCTTCTATACCAAAAAAAGAAATGAATATCTTGACTTCGGAGAGCCGATCACCAATCTCTCGGCAGCCATCTATATTGCCAAAGGGTTGAATTGGGATGATATCAAACTATTCCCAGTGGGTATCGTGGCAGGTGGATACACTGAACATTTCATGCAGCATTCATGGCCAAACCACCCCATACGCCCGTTCCCGCAAGCCAGAGACATGATCAAGGCCGCCGTCGATGGAGACATCAAGGCCTTTGTCGCCGACCAACCCATCGCAGTCTTCTACTTACGAAAATTCAAAGCCCAAGGCCGATTCCTGAAAGAGAAAGACGCATATAGAAACACCCTAAGGGTAGCCGTAGCCGATGGGCGGAATGACCTGCGCACCTTAGTGCAAAATGGATGGAAACGGCTGGATGCGAAAAGACTCAACTACATTCGCAGCAAATGGTTTCTGGACGTGACACACGACAGGGGATGGGCTTTGACCGGCATACTCATGGTTGCAGTGGTTATGTTCATAGGCTTACTTTGTCGCATTCTTGGCCGACGATATACTCCACCCGAAGAATAATCTTTTTCGCCTATACCGACGCCTTAGCACCATTCATCCAGCCTCCTTCAGCCAAAGCTTCACCGAGAAGCTTAATCAAGGTCGGTTCGTACTTTCTCTTGTCCTTGATCAGGGCAATGGCTGCTTCGGCCACATCTTTGGACGATCGATAAGGACGAACGCCTATCATGGCGGAAAAGGAATCCGCCACAGCACAAAGTTTTCCGGCCATAGAAATATCCTTGCCAAAACGCCGGTCGGGATAGCCGGAGCCGTCATTGCGTTCATGATGTTGGCGCATACACTCCAACACAACGGGATCGGCAATCTTGAGGCGCTGCAACATCTTCAGCCCCGCGTCGATATGATTTTCAATGGATTCACGATCTCGCCGCACCAAGAAATGCTGTTTATCCCTGATGAAACGGGGCACCTGAGTCATGCCAAGATCATGCAGAAGTAATCCGAGAGCGACACGAGCCAAACCGTCCTTCTCTACAGCCCGTCCTGCGGCATGGACATGCAAGGTCAACCCGATAAACATCGAGTTGGTTGAGTGAACAGCCAGACTGTATTCCTTATCCAGAGTCTGAGTTAAAAACTCAACCCGGCTAGGATCTATCCAAAGGTATTCAGCCAATACGGAAATATCCTTAACCAACAATTCAAGCATACCTTTTTGCGGTTGCTCAAAAAACTGTTCCATACGATCTCGAAAGGCGAGAAAAAAGATTTCTGCCACTTCCACGGGACTAAAACCTTCCTCTACCAACAACATGCCAAGCCGCTTGCTCAAATGGCTGGCATAGATTCTGTAATCATCCCTGAGCAAAAACAGCCGACCTTCGGTGGCGATCATTGCGACTTCGGCCTGTCCGTCCGTGTCCAGACGAGCTTCGGCCTTATGAAATTTCTTTACCTGCCCCACAGCGGAATCAAATACATACAGATCCACAGGTGGACGAAATTTAGGAAAACTTTCCAAAATAGTTGCGCTGATTTGCAGATAGATCTCTTCAAAAAAATCCGTCATAAAAAACACGCACCTTCATTAATTCATCGATACCTGCAAAATAACCTGATTCAACAACAATTTTCAAGGCCAAGGTCCCCATACAAAAAATGGGACTCGTCACACAGACAAGTCCCATTCGGAATTTAGATATATTGAGTATAACAACAGCTACTTTTTGCCACCGCCATTACCGCCGCCATTACCACCACCGTTGCCGCCTCCGTTGCCGTTGTTACCGGAGTTACCCTTTCCGTTACTTCCAGAA
This genomic window contains:
- a CDS encoding transporter substrate-binding domain-containing protein, encoding MLNLSIGVLFLLLAVPTPSAAKQKLIVTHDSNYEPLVYINAQGLPQGYLIDFWKHFGEVNNIDIRFKLGDWQETLDWVRTGQADVHGGLFYTKKRNEYLDFGEPITNLSAAIYIAKGLNWDDIKLFPVGIVAGGYTEHFMQHSWPNHPIRPFPQARDMIKAAVDGDIKAFVADQPIAVFYLRKFKAQGRFLKEKDAYRNTLRVAVADGRNDLRTLVQNGWKRLDAKRLNYIRSKWFLDVTHDRGWALTGILMVAVVMFIGLLCRILGRRYTPPEE
- a CDS encoding HD-GYP domain-containing protein, producing MTDFFEEIYLQISATILESFPKFRPPVDLYVFDSAVGQVKKFHKAEARLDTDGQAEVAMIATEGRLFLLRDDYRIYASHLSKRLGMLLVEEGFSPVEVAEIFFLAFRDRMEQFFEQPQKGMLELLVKDISVLAEYLWIDPSRVEFLTQTLDKEYSLAVHSTNSMFIGLTLHVHAAGRAVEKDGLARVALGLLLHDLGMTQVPRFIRDKQHFLVRRDRESIENHIDAGLKMLQRLKIADPVVLECMRQHHERNDGSGYPDRRFGKDISMAGKLCAVADSFSAMIGVRPYRSSKDVAEAAIALIKDKRKYEPTLIKLLGEALAEGGWMNGAKASV